From the Deinococcus gobiensis I-0 genome, the window GCTGGGCAAGTGAAGCTGGAGCGCCGGTGAAGCTCGCCTTCCTGGCCTCGCACGGGGGCAGCGCGGCGCGCCACCTCGTCGCGGCGTGCCGCAGTGGAGAGCTGCATGCCACGCCCCTGGCCCTGGCGAGCAACAACAGTCGCTCGCCGGCCCTGGCCTGGGCGCGGGAGGAGGGTCTGGCGGCCGCGCACCTCAGCGCGGCACGCTACCCCGACCCGGCGGCCCTCGACGCGGCGCTGCGCGATTTCCTGGTAGGCAGCGGGGCCGACACGCTGGTCCTGAGCGGCTACATGAAGGCGCTGGGACCGCAGGTGCTGGAGGCCTTCGCGGGGCGGTTGCTGAACATCCACCCCAGCCTGCTGCCTCGCCACGGCGGGCACGGCCTGTACGGCGACCGCGTGCACGAGTCGGTGCTGGCGAGCGGCGACGCCGAATCGGGAGCGACGGTGCATCTGGTCACGGCCGGCATCGACGAGGGGCCGGTGCTGGCGCAGGCGCGCGTGCCGGTGCTGCCCGGCGACACCCTGCCGGCCCTCAAGGCCCGCGTGCAGGCCGTCGAGGGCGCGCTGATGCTGCGCGCCGTGCAGACGTTGGCTGCTCGGCCGTAGACCCGCGGGCAGCATGGGGGTCGCTGCCTTGAGGCGGTCATGCTGCCCGCGGCGCCCTTCGGATTCATTCGCTCTTGCTCGGTCCTCAGGAGGGCACGTCCTGAGGCAGAGGTCTTAATCCTGTATTAGGGCTGCCGCGATGCTGGCAGGCAGTGTCCGGGCAAGGCGCTCGAGGGTGCGCTCGGCGGCGGAGCGGGCCATCTTCTCGAAGGCCGCGCCGCCCCACCCCGCTCCCTCGGGCACGCTGAGATGCGCGCGGAACTCGAAGCCGAAGGCCATGTCGCCCTGCGCGTCCGTCCGGGCGACTCCTCCGACCTCGACCCAGGCGCGTTCTTGGTCCAGGGCCTGGGGAAGCAATTCCGCGCCGTCCGGCGTGACGTGCAGCTGGCTGCAAAAGGGCAGGTCCACCTCGCCCAGCAGGGGCACGGCCACGACCAGCTCGCCGCGCACCTGCCAGGTATCGGCGTGTAGACCGCGCAGGAAATCCACGGCGGCCAGGGCGCGCGCCGGGTCGCGCACGAAGGCCAGCGCCGCCCCCGCGCCGCCGGGGTGACGCAGCGTGAACTGCTGGTGGGCCAGCAGGATCAAGAGGTGGCCTCCGGGGCGCGGCGGGTCAGTCCACCCATTCGATCACCAGGCGGCCGTTCTGGGCGGCGTCCTGCAACTCCTGGTCGCCGGCGCTGCGCAGCCGGGGCAGATGCGAAAAGCGCGGTGTGGCCGAGGCGTAACCCAGGCGCACGACCACGTTGTCGCTGAGTTCGTCCTTCCCGATGCGCCAGACCAGCTGTCCGCCCAGGGCTTCGAGTTGACGCGCCAGGTCCGGGGGCAATGCGGGAGAAGAGGTCATGGGGCCATTGTAGCCCGCGCGCTCCGGTCCGCTCTCATGAACGTCCGGCAAAGCGGTGCTATCTTCCTGCTCGCTGCCGAGAGGCTGCCGCCCCCA encodes:
- a CDS encoding DUF3809 domain-containing protein; this translates as MILLAHQQFTLRHPGGAGAALAFVRDPARALAAVDFLRGLHADTWQVRGELVVAVPLLGEVDLPFCSQLHVTPDGAELLPQALDQERAWVEVGGVARTDAQGDMAFGFEFRAHLSVPEGAGWGGAAFEKMARSAAERTLERLARTLPASIAAALIQD
- a CDS encoding phosphoribosylglycinamide formyltransferase, whose amino-acid sequence is MKLAFLASHGGSAARHLVAACRSGELHATPLALASNNSRSPALAWAREEGLAAAHLSAARYPDPAALDAALRDFLVGSGADTLVLSGYMKALGPQVLEAFAGRLLNIHPSLLPRHGGHGLYGDRVHESVLASGDAESGATVHLVTAGIDEGPVLAQARVPVLPGDTLPALKARVQAVEGALMLRAVQTLAARP
- a CDS encoding DUF3248 domain-containing protein gives rise to the protein MTSSPALPPDLARQLEALGGQLVWRIGKDELSDNVVVRLGYASATPRFSHLPRLRSAGDQELQDAAQNGRLVIEWVD